In Collimonas arenae, a single genomic region encodes these proteins:
- the flgJ gene encoding flagellar assembly peptidoglycan hydrolase FlgJ, whose amino-acid sequence MNLSGPLDSSRSGELDQRFALDVQGVDALRRTTRNSPQDGLKQVSRQFEAMFMQMVLKSMREATPPDGMFDSQQEKMYTSMLDQQLAQSLSGRGLGLAEAMQAQLSRAVDGSQQQPSPLSKMPASALDRRAVQPGAPAPLNNAVNVQNLSLYDAADYRSGRAGAGNAQSQVDQFLSRMGASAQVASRASGVPSQLILAQAALESGWGKREIKGSDGSPSHNLFGIKAGKAWKGPVVEAFTTEYVDGVPRQTKALFRAYGSYDEAFTDYARFLTANPRYAQVLAARDPAEAAHGLQRAGYATDPLYGEKLVRILKQII is encoded by the coding sequence ATGAACCTTTCCGGCCCACTCGATAGCAGCCGCAGCGGCGAGCTGGACCAGCGCTTTGCGCTGGATGTCCAGGGCGTCGACGCGCTGCGCCGCACTACCAGGAATTCGCCGCAAGACGGCTTGAAACAGGTATCGCGCCAGTTTGAAGCGATGTTTATGCAGATGGTCCTGAAAAGCATGCGCGAGGCGACGCCGCCCGACGGCATGTTCGACAGCCAGCAAGAGAAAATGTATACGTCGATGCTGGACCAGCAACTGGCGCAAAGCCTCTCCGGACGCGGTCTCGGGCTGGCCGAGGCGATGCAGGCGCAGCTTAGCCGCGCTGTCGATGGTTCGCAGCAGCAGCCGTCGCCGCTCAGTAAAATGCCGGCGTCGGCGCTGGATCGGCGCGCTGTCCAGCCGGGTGCGCCTGCACCGTTGAATAATGCAGTCAATGTCCAGAATTTATCCTTGTATGACGCGGCCGATTATCGGTCCGGCCGCGCTGGCGCCGGCAACGCGCAGTCGCAGGTCGACCAATTCCTTTCGCGCATGGGTGCTTCGGCGCAGGTCGCCAGCCGCGCCAGCGGCGTGCCGTCGCAATTGATCCTGGCCCAGGCCGCACTGGAATCGGGTTGGGGCAAGCGGGAAATCAAAGGCAGCGATGGCAGCCCCAGCCACAATCTGTTCGGCATCAAGGCCGGCAAGGCCTGGAAAGGGCCTGTGGTGGAGGCGTTCACGACCGAGTATGTCGATGGCGTGCCGCGTCAGACCAAGGCCTTGTTCCGCGCCTATGGTTCGTATGACGAAGCCTTTACCGACTATGCTCGTTTCCTGACCGCCAATCCACGTTATGCCCAAGTTCTTGCTGCGCGCGACCCGGCAGAAGCTGCGCATGGCTTGCAACGCGCAGGCTATGCCACAGATCCGCTATACGGTGAAAAGCTGGTACGGATTCTCAAGCAGATTATCTGA
- the flgG gene encoding flagellar basal-body rod protein FlgG, which yields MMRSLSIAKSGLDAQQQQLDVISNNLANVGTTGFKRSRAVFEDLMYQNLRQVGGQTSDQTNLPSGLQIGTGVRLVATERIHTQGNPTKTDNTKDVAISGDGFFQVQMPDGTTAYTRDGSFQSDSTGQLVTASGYPVQPAITIPQNATSMTIAKDGTVSVTQAGSTASVQVGQIQLATFLNATGLQSNGENLYTETNASGTANQSTPGQNGAGTLGQGYVESSNVNVVEELVNMIQTQRSYEINSKAVTTSDQMLQRLTQL from the coding sequence ATGATGCGTTCACTTTCCATCGCCAAGAGCGGTCTCGACGCCCAGCAGCAACAGCTGGACGTGATTTCGAATAACCTGGCCAACGTCGGCACCACCGGTTTCAAGCGTAGCCGCGCGGTCTTTGAAGACCTGATGTACCAGAATCTGCGCCAGGTAGGCGGCCAGACTTCCGACCAGACCAATTTACCGTCCGGCTTGCAGATCGGCACCGGCGTGCGGCTGGTGGCGACGGAACGGATTCATACCCAGGGCAATCCGACCAAGACCGACAATACCAAGGACGTAGCGATTTCCGGTGATGGTTTTTTCCAGGTACAAATGCCGGACGGTACCACGGCTTATACGCGCGACGGTTCGTTCCAGTCGGACTCGACCGGCCAGCTGGTGACAGCCAGCGGCTATCCGGTACAACCGGCGATCACGATTCCGCAAAACGCCACCAGCATGACGATCGCCAAGGATGGCACGGTGTCGGTGACGCAAGCGGGCAGCACCGCGAGCGTGCAGGTCGGCCAGATCCAGCTGGCGACCTTTCTCAATGCGACGGGTCTGCAAAGCAACGGCGAAAACCTGTACACCGAAACCAACGCCTCCGGCACCGCCAACCAAAGCACGCCAGGCCAGAACGGCGCGGGAACGCTCGGCCAGGGCTATGTCGAATCGTCCAACGTAAATGTAGTCGAAGAGCTGGTAAACATGATCCAGACCCAGCGCTCCTATGAAATCAACAGCAAGGCGGTGACCACTTCCGACCAGATGCTGCAACGCCTGACCCAGTTGTAA
- a CDS encoding flagellar hook assembly protein FlgD, producing the protein MAVSGVSGADNNSAGALAGAVSSSSDQEQRFLKLLVTQLNNQDPLNPLNNAELTSQLAQMSTVSGIEKTNAALQALLGQTGSSQTLQAASLIGHTVLTPGGSVTLKDGAAVGATTTFGLNMQGAADTVKVTITDSAGKTVRTIDVGALPQGTKILSWDGKNDTGTMMANGDYKISVAAAANGTAVAAGTLTYAQVASVAQGANGVTLNLGAAGTVALSDVKQFL; encoded by the coding sequence ATGGCAGTTTCGGGCGTTTCAGGAGCCGACAATAACTCAGCAGGCGCGTTGGCAGGCGCTGTGTCAAGCAGTTCAGACCAAGAGCAGCGTTTTCTCAAATTGCTGGTGACACAGCTCAATAACCAGGACCCGTTGAATCCGTTGAACAATGCGGAGCTTACTTCGCAGCTGGCGCAGATGAGCACCGTCAGCGGCATTGAAAAAACCAATGCCGCGCTGCAAGCGTTGCTGGGCCAGACCGGCTCCAGCCAGACCTTGCAGGCGGCGTCTCTGATCGGCCACACCGTATTGACTCCCGGTGGCAGCGTTACGCTGAAGGATGGCGCAGCGGTTGGGGCTACGACCACGTTCGGGTTGAACATGCAAGGCGCAGCCGATACCGTCAAGGTCACCATCACCGATTCGGCCGGAAAAACCGTGCGCACGATTGATGTCGGCGCGCTGCCGCAAGGCACCAAGATCTTGTCATGGGACGGTAAAAACGACACCGGTACGATGATGGCCAATGGCGATTACAAAATCAGCGTGGCTGCCGCCGCCAACGGTACAGCCGTCGCTGCCGGCACGCTGACCTATGCGCAGGTTGCCAGCGTGGCGCAAGGCGCCAATGGCGTCACCTTGAACCTGGGTGCGGCCGGTACCGTGGCGTTGAGCGACGTCAAACAGTTTTTATAA
- a CDS encoding flagellar basal body rod protein FlgF: MDRMIYIAMSGAKQVMEQQASAANNMANVSTPGFRAQLNSFRAVPVVGSEAATRAFVVSASSGADMRTGPLTETGRPMDVAVRGDGWLTVQTADGNEAYTRVGNLQVGADGQLMTMDKLPVIGDAGPMAVPPGAAVMVSSDGLVSAIGAGDPATNVAQLGRLKLVNPDAKDLQRGDDGLFRMRAGAAAPDADPAVTLQTGAIEGSNVNPVSAMVDMIANARSFEMQMKAVKSADENDQRANQLLSMTA; this comes from the coding sequence ATGGACCGCATGATCTATATCGCCATGAGCGGCGCCAAGCAAGTCATGGAACAGCAGGCGTCGGCGGCCAATAATATGGCCAACGTGTCGACTCCCGGTTTCCGGGCGCAACTCAACAGCTTCCGCGCGGTGCCGGTCGTGGGCAGCGAAGCAGCCACGCGCGCCTTCGTGGTGAGCGCCTCGTCTGGCGCGGACATGCGCACCGGGCCGTTGACCGAGACCGGGAGGCCGATGGATGTGGCGGTGCGCGGCGACGGTTGGTTGACGGTACAGACCGCAGATGGCAACGAAGCGTATACGCGAGTCGGCAATCTTCAGGTAGGCGCCGACGGCCAATTGATGACTATGGATAAATTGCCAGTGATCGGCGATGCCGGGCCGATGGCCGTGCCGCCGGGGGCAGCGGTGATGGTGTCTTCAGATGGCCTGGTAAGCGCTATCGGCGCCGGCGATCCGGCTACCAATGTGGCGCAGTTGGGGCGTTTGAAACTGGTCAATCCTGACGCCAAAGACCTGCAGCGCGGCGATGACGGCTTGTTCCGGATGCGTGCCGGCGCTGCTGCGCCGGACGCCGATCCTGCGGTGACCTTGCAGACCGGTGCGATTGAAGGCAGTAATGTCAATCCGGTGTCGGCGATGGTAGACATGATCGCCAATGCGCGCAGTTTCGAAATGCAAATGAAGGCCGTCAAGAGCGCTGATGAAAATGACCAGCGGGCCAACCAGTTGTTGAGCATGACGGCTTAG
- a CDS encoding flagellar basal body L-ring protein FlgH has product MTKPMLKKCCLWLATLLLGACAQLPREPLVQQPMTARAEVRPTMPVNGAIYQSGFSSQALFEDRRPRNVGDILTIIVSENVNASKNSAANSSRNGSTSSALTAIPKFLGGLFGNLDTEAKATNALTAKGGANAANTFNGVITVTVTEVLGNGNLIVSGEKQMMINQGTEFIRFSGVVNPRTVSGNNSVASTQVADARIEYSAKGYIDEAQTMGWLQRFFLNVLPF; this is encoded by the coding sequence ATGACCAAGCCGATGTTGAAAAAATGCTGCCTGTGGCTAGCTACATTGTTGCTCGGCGCTTGCGCGCAACTGCCGCGTGAGCCGCTGGTGCAGCAGCCGATGACCGCGCGCGCCGAGGTGCGGCCAACGATGCCGGTGAATGGCGCCATCTATCAATCCGGTTTCAGCAGCCAGGCCTTGTTTGAAGACCGCCGGCCGCGCAATGTCGGCGATATCCTGACCATCATCGTCAGCGAAAACGTTAACGCCAGCAAAAACTCCGCAGCGAACTCCAGCCGCAACGGCAGCACCAGCAGCGCGCTGACGGCGATTCCGAAATTCCTGGGCGGCTTGTTCGGCAATCTCGATACTGAAGCCAAGGCTACCAACGCGCTGACCGCCAAAGGCGGCGCCAATGCTGCAAACACGTTCAACGGCGTGATCACCGTCACCGTGACCGAGGTGCTGGGCAACGGCAATCTGATCGTCAGCGGCGAAAAACAGATGATGATCAACCAGGGCACGGAATTCATCCGTTTCTCCGGCGTCGTCAATCCGCGGACCGTCAGCGGCAACAACAGCGTCGCTTCGACGCAAGTGGCTGACGCCAGGATCGAGTACAGCGCCAAGGGCTATATCGACGAGGCGCAAACCATGGGCTGGCTGCAACGCTTCTTCCTCAACGTCTTACCGTTCTGA
- the flgK gene encoding flagellar hook-associated protein FlgK: MANSMFFTGLSGLNAAQAALVITGHNTANVNTPGYSRQMVQVVSSGGIYTPSVGFFGSGAQVIDVSRSYDQFLTSQLNQAQSTNQSLATYSAQINQINNLLANQTTGLAPMLQTMFKGVQAVANTPADPAARQQLISSAQALANQFRTMSGVLNGLNANVNDQISGSVDQINTYATQIASINKQISLLSNAAGGQAPNDLLDQRDRLVNSLGQLVATKVVVQDGGQYNVFIGTGQTLVLGDKASTLKAVTSAADPSRTSVALVNAAGVAVEMQDSVITGGSLGGLMQFRNQTLGDAQNSLGRMAIALSDSFNAQHKLGIDLNGAAGQDFFSQASPAAIANARNTGNLVIAPSFSDTSQLTTSDYRVDYVNVAGTPQYAVTRLSDNKVVGNYASLPATFDGVSLKAASGTPQIGDSFLVQPTRTGARDLTVTVTDPAKVAAASPIVTGKTAGNQGSGVISAGKVDASYLATPLAAALTLKYDSTTAPPSLSGFPVTAAVTVTNPDGTTVNYAAGAAVSYTDGASYSFNGITATISGKPVNGDTFTVEPNTAGVSDGSNILALGALQNKKTMAGGTASYTDAYGQLVSTIGNKANQITIANTAQTSLASQIKAAQQSVSGVIQDEETAHLLMYNQMYQANAKVIQTASTMFDAILGIAR; this comes from the coding sequence ATGGCGAACAGCATGTTTTTTACCGGCCTGAGCGGCCTCAATGCGGCGCAGGCGGCTTTGGTCATCACCGGCCACAACACCGCCAATGTGAACACTCCTGGCTATAGCCGTCAGATGGTGCAGGTCGTTTCCAGCGGCGGCATCTATACACCCAGCGTCGGTTTCTTCGGCAGCGGCGCGCAAGTGATCGATGTCAGCCGCAGCTACGACCAGTTCCTGACGTCGCAACTGAACCAGGCGCAGTCGACCAACCAGTCGCTGGCTACATATTCCGCACAGATCAACCAGATCAACAATCTGCTGGCCAACCAGACTACCGGCCTGGCGCCGATGCTGCAAACCATGTTCAAGGGTGTGCAGGCAGTGGCCAATACGCCGGCCGATCCGGCAGCGCGGCAGCAATTGATCAGCTCGGCGCAGGCGCTGGCCAACCAGTTCCGTACCATGAGCGGCGTGTTGAACGGCCTGAACGCGAATGTCAACGATCAGATTTCCGGCTCTGTCGACCAGATTAATACCTACGCTACCCAGATCGCCAGCATCAACAAGCAAATTTCTTTGCTGAGTAACGCCGCCGGCGGCCAGGCTCCCAACGATTTGCTGGACCAGCGCGACAGGCTGGTCAACAGCCTGGGACAGCTGGTAGCAACCAAGGTGGTGGTGCAGGATGGAGGCCAGTACAACGTCTTCATCGGCACCGGCCAGACGCTGGTGTTAGGCGATAAGGCATCTACGTTGAAGGCGGTGACCTCCGCCGCCGATCCAAGCCGGACTTCGGTGGCGCTGGTAAACGCCGCCGGGGTTGCGGTGGAAATGCAGGATAGCGTGATCACCGGCGGCTCGCTCGGCGGCCTGATGCAGTTCCGAAACCAGACATTGGGCGATGCGCAGAATTCGCTGGGACGGATGGCGATTGCGCTGTCGGATTCGTTCAATGCCCAGCACAAGCTGGGTATCGATCTGAACGGTGCGGCGGGCCAGGATTTCTTTTCGCAGGCAAGCCCAGCCGCGATCGCTAACGCGCGCAATACCGGTAACCTGGTGATTGCCCCGTCCTTCAGCGACACCAGCCAGTTAACGACCAGCGATTACCGGGTCGACTATGTCAATGTAGCCGGAACGCCGCAATATGCAGTGACCCGTCTGTCCGACAACAAAGTGGTCGGCAATTACGCCAGTTTGCCGGCGACTTTTGACGGCGTTTCCTTGAAAGCGGCCAGCGGTACGCCGCAAATCGGTGATTCCTTCCTGGTGCAACCGACCCGTACCGGCGCTCGCGATCTGACGGTAACGGTGACCGATCCGGCCAAGGTTGCTGCGGCTTCACCCATCGTTACAGGTAAGACAGCCGGCAACCAGGGTAGCGGCGTCATCAGCGCAGGAAAGGTCGATGCCTCTTATCTGGCGACGCCGCTAGCCGCTGCATTGACCCTCAAGTACGACAGCACCACTGCGCCTCCCAGCTTATCCGGCTTTCCTGTCACTGCCGCCGTCACTGTCACCAATCCTGACGGCACGACCGTCAATTATGCCGCCGGTGCCGCCGTCAGTTATACCGATGGAGCCTCCTATAGCTTCAACGGAATTACCGCCACCATCAGCGGCAAGCCGGTCAATGGCGACACGTTTACAGTCGAGCCGAATACCGCCGGCGTCTCGGACGGCAGCAATATCCTGGCGCTGGGCGCTTTGCAGAACAAGAAAACCATGGCTGGCGGCACCGCCAGCTATACCGATGCCTATGGCCAGCTGGTCAGCACCATCGGTAACAAAGCCAATCAGATCACCATAGCCAACACCGCGCAAACCAGCCTGGCGTCGCAAATCAAGGCAGCGCAGCAATCGGTGTCGGGCGTCATCCAGGATGAAGAAACCGCCCACCTGCTTATGTACAATCAAATGTACCAGGCCAACGCCAAAGTGATCCAGACCGCATCGACCATGTTTGACGCCATCCTTGGAATTGCGAGGTAG
- a CDS encoding flagellar basal body P-ring protein FlgI, which yields MRPLLQRYSLLCGLLLCSLIPAVHAERLKELVSIQGVRDNPLIGYGLMVGLDGSGDQTMQTPFTTQTLNNMLSQLGISMAPGTNMQLKNVAAVMVTATLPSFARPGQNIDVTVSSMGNAKSLRGGTLLMTPLKGADGMVYAIAQGNMVVGGAGASANGSKVQVNQLSSGRIPAGAIVERAVMSPLGDANTLTLELNVSDFGTAQKAVEAINRGFGAGTASALDARVIQVIAPAQPEARVSFLARMENLDVTPAQAVARVVINARTGSVVMNQTVRVLDCAVAHGNLSVVINTQPVISQPGPFSGGSTVVAQTSQIQLNQAGGALQVVKNGASLADVVKGLNTLGANPQDLVSILQAMKAAGALRAELEII from the coding sequence ATGCGACCACTACTCCAACGTTATTCCTTGCTGTGTGGCTTGCTGTTATGTAGCCTCATCCCTGCGGTCCATGCCGAGCGGCTCAAGGAACTGGTCAGCATCCAGGGCGTGCGCGACAATCCGCTGATCGGCTACGGCCTGATGGTGGGCCTGGATGGCAGCGGCGACCAGACCATGCAAACACCGTTCACGACGCAGACGCTGAACAACATGCTGTCGCAGCTGGGTATTTCCATGGCGCCAGGCACCAACATGCAGTTGAAGAACGTGGCGGCGGTGATGGTGACGGCGACTCTGCCTTCGTTTGCGCGTCCGGGGCAAAATATCGATGTCACCGTGTCTTCCATGGGCAATGCCAAAAGCCTGCGCGGAGGCACGCTGCTGATGACCCCGCTCAAGGGTGCGGACGGCATGGTGTATGCCATTGCGCAGGGCAATATGGTGGTCGGCGGCGCGGGCGCTTCGGCCAATGGCAGCAAGGTGCAGGTCAACCAGCTTAGCTCGGGCCGGATTCCGGCGGGCGCTATCGTCGAACGTGCGGTGATGTCGCCGCTGGGTGACGCCAATACGCTCACCCTGGAATTGAATGTTTCCGATTTTGGCACTGCGCAGAAAGCGGTCGAGGCGATCAATCGCGGCTTTGGCGCAGGTACGGCCAGTGCGCTGGATGCGCGGGTGATCCAGGTGATCGCGCCGGCGCAGCCGGAAGCGCGCGTCAGCTTCCTGGCGCGCATGGAAAATCTCGATGTGACACCGGCGCAAGCGGTAGCGCGGGTGGTCATCAATGCGCGTACCGGTTCGGTGGTGATGAATCAGACTGTGCGCGTGTTGGATTGCGCGGTGGCGCATGGCAATTTGTCGGTGGTGATCAATACCCAGCCGGTTATCAGCCAGCCGGGGCCGTTCTCCGGCGGTAGCACGGTGGTGGCGCAAACTTCGCAAATCCAGCTGAACCAGGCTGGCGGTGCTTTGCAGGTGGTCAAGAATGGCGCGTCGCTGGCGGATGTGGTCAAAGGTTTGAATACCTTGGGCGCGAACCCGCAGGATCTGGTGTCGATCCTGCAGGCGATGAAGGCCGCTGGCGCGTTGCGCGCCGAGCTGGAAATCATTTAA
- the flgE gene encoding flagellar hook protein FlgE yields the protein MGFQQGVSGLNASSSNLDVIGNNVANSGTVGFKAGSVLFADVYAGSRVGLGTQVAGVSQNFTQGAVQTSTRALDVAITNGDGFFRLASPSGEVSYSRNGQFNIDKDNYIINSGGLRLTGYQVGANGSIAGGTPAALQLPATAMAPNATAKINAQYNLDSRSTIPVTTTFSSTDSTSFNYQNAVTGYDSLGNPHEITSFFVKTAANAWDVYQTVDGGASSKVGGLTFDPAGTGKLVAPAGGILTPATIPLTNGAAPMNFSINLTGTTQFGNDNSVAKQTQDGYTSGSLTAFAINPDGTVTGKYSNEQTKTLGQIVLTSFANPDGLQPKGGNVWAETAASGQPLVGTAGAGSKVGALASGALESSNVDLTAELVNMIIAQRTYQANAQTVKTQDQVMQTLVSMR from the coding sequence ATGGGTTTTCAACAAGGCGTAAGCGGCTTGAACGCCAGTTCCAGCAATCTCGATGTGATCGGCAATAACGTCGCCAACTCGGGGACCGTAGGCTTCAAGGCGGGCAGCGTATTGTTTGCCGACGTCTATGCCGGTTCGCGGGTCGGTCTGGGAACCCAGGTAGCGGGCGTGTCGCAGAATTTTACGCAAGGGGCGGTGCAGACCAGCACGCGCGCGCTGGATGTGGCGATTACCAATGGCGACGGCTTCTTCCGTCTGGCTAGCCCTTCCGGCGAAGTATCGTATTCGCGCAATGGCCAGTTCAATATCGATAAAGACAACTACATCATCAATTCTGGCGGCTTGCGCCTGACGGGCTATCAGGTTGGCGCCAACGGCAGTATTGCCGGCGGCACACCCGCAGCATTGCAGTTGCCGGCGACAGCGATGGCGCCGAATGCGACTGCCAAGATCAATGCGCAATACAATCTTGATTCACGTAGCACGATACCTGTTACAACGACATTCAGCTCGACCGACTCGACCAGTTTCAACTATCAAAATGCAGTGACTGGCTACGACTCGCTGGGCAACCCGCATGAAATTACCAGCTTCTTTGTCAAGACCGCCGCCAACGCCTGGGATGTTTACCAAACCGTCGACGGCGGCGCCAGCAGCAAGGTTGGCGGATTGACCTTTGATCCCGCGGGTACGGGCAAGCTGGTGGCGCCGGCAGGCGGCATCTTGACGCCTGCCACCATACCGCTGACGAATGGCGCGGCGCCCATGAATTTCAGCATCAACCTGACTGGCACGACACAATTCGGTAACGATAATTCTGTCGCCAAACAGACCCAGGATGGCTATACCTCCGGTTCCCTGACCGCGTTTGCGATCAATCCGGATGGCACGGTGACCGGAAAATATTCGAATGAACAGACCAAGACGCTGGGTCAGATCGTGTTGACATCATTCGCCAATCCGGACGGATTGCAGCCGAAGGGCGGCAACGTCTGGGCCGAAACGGCCGCGTCCGGCCAGCCGCTGGTAGGCACTGCCGGCGCAGGCAGCAAAGTCGGCGCATTGGCTTCCGGCGCACTGGAGTCGTCCAACGTCGACCTCACCGCAGAACTGGTCAACATGATCATCGCGCAACGCACCTACCAAGCCAACGCGCAAACCGTGAAGACCCAGGACCAGGTCATGCAGACTCTGGTGAGCATGCGCTGA